From a region of the Halomonas sp. HL-93 genome:
- a CDS encoding beta-ketoacyl-ACP synthase III produces the protein MTHVVITGTGLYTPEHAIDNASLVAAFNAWVDQENARHADAIEQGQREPLAHSSSEFIEKASGIKSRYVLNADGILDPTRMRPKLPQRENDEPSIQCSMALSAARDALERAQVDARDIELVIVACSNLERAYPAVAVELQHALGAGGYGFDMNVACSSATFAIETAANAIASGSVKRALVVNPEICSAHLNFTDRDSHFIFGDACTAVVLESAACATADEAYEILGTRLATTFSNAIRNNAGFLNRVTDSDPLAVDKLFVQEGRRVFREVCPMVASLITQHLASLELQGSDVKRLWLHQANRHMNDLIARKVLGYDPSEAQAPIILDRYANTSSAGSIIAFHLHRESLASGDIGVICSFGAGYSAGSVVVRRQ, from the coding sequence ATGACACATGTGGTGATTACCGGCACGGGACTCTATACACCGGAACACGCCATTGATAATGCGTCGTTAGTTGCCGCATTCAACGCCTGGGTGGACCAAGAGAACGCCCGTCATGCCGATGCGATTGAGCAGGGCCAGCGTGAACCGCTTGCTCACTCAAGCAGTGAGTTTATTGAAAAAGCGTCAGGTATCAAAAGTCGCTATGTGTTAAACGCTGACGGAATTCTTGATCCGACGCGCATGCGGCCCAAATTGCCCCAACGCGAAAACGATGAGCCGTCGATCCAGTGCAGTATGGCATTAAGTGCTGCGCGTGATGCATTGGAGCGCGCCCAAGTGGACGCTCGCGATATTGAACTGGTAATCGTCGCTTGTTCTAATTTAGAACGAGCTTATCCAGCCGTTGCGGTTGAGCTTCAGCACGCGCTCGGCGCGGGGGGCTATGGGTTTGATATGAATGTGGCCTGTAGTTCGGCCACATTTGCGATCGAAACCGCCGCCAACGCCATCGCCTCGGGTAGCGTTAAACGTGCGCTAGTGGTTAATCCTGAGATATGCTCGGCACACCTTAACTTTACCGACCGCGACAGCCACTTTATTTTTGGCGATGCATGTACTGCAGTGGTGCTGGAAAGTGCAGCCTGTGCGACCGCTGACGAGGCCTACGAGATACTGGGTACCCGATTAGCAACCACTTTTTCCAACGCGATTCGAAACAACGCAGGATTTTTGAACCGTGTGACCGATAGCGATCCGCTGGCGGTGGATAAACTGTTTGTACAGGAAGGTCGTCGTGTTTTCCGCGAGGTGTGCCCTATGGTGGCCTCCCTGATTACCCAGCATTTGGCATCGTTAGAATTACAGGGGAGCGATGTGAAGCGCTTGTGGCTGCATCAGGCAAACCGTCATATGAATGATCTGATTGCCCGTAAAGTGTTGGGGTATGACCCTAGCGAAGCGCAGGCTCCGATTATTCTTGACCGCTATGCGAATACGAGTTCGGCGGGGTCTATTATTGCGTTTCATTTGCACCGTGAGTCGCTGGCGTCAGGAGACATTGGCGTTATTTGCTCATTCGGCGCAGGCTACAGCGCAGGCAGTGTGGTCGTCAGGCGTCAATAA
- a CDS encoding MlaA family lipoprotein, with the protein MPSIGTCLFKNCTAGGLAFVVALALSGCASTGSQTSQEPHPDDPWEGFNRKVFVFNDVLDRYALKPVATGYRTITPEPLQLGVGNFFSNLGELRTTVNSLLQGKPANAGRSTSRFLVNTTMGLGGLFDMASHMNVDADQEDFGQTLAIWGWEDSRYLMLPLLGPSTLRDTSGMPADMAAYPVTYVEDDAVRAGLTALNIVDTRAGLLDQEDMIQGDRYRFIRDAYLQSRQFEISDGELGDDPFATDDFEYDDADFAD; encoded by the coding sequence ATGCCTAGTATAGGGACATGCCTCTTTAAGAATTGCACTGCTGGGGGGCTCGCTTTTGTGGTGGCGTTAGCGCTTAGCGGCTGTGCAAGCACTGGTTCGCAAACATCACAGGAGCCACATCCGGACGATCCCTGGGAAGGCTTCAACCGTAAGGTGTTCGTGTTTAACGATGTGCTCGATCGTTATGCACTGAAGCCAGTAGCGACGGGATATCGCACCATTACGCCTGAGCCACTACAGCTGGGTGTGGGCAATTTCTTCAGCAATTTGGGTGAGCTTCGCACTACGGTAAACAGCTTGCTCCAGGGCAAGCCAGCCAATGCCGGACGTTCAACCTCGCGGTTTTTAGTCAATACAACCATGGGGCTGGGTGGGCTATTTGATATGGCCTCGCATATGAACGTTGACGCCGATCAAGAAGACTTTGGCCAAACGTTGGCGATTTGGGGATGGGAAGACTCTCGCTATCTAATGTTACCGCTATTGGGGCCGAGTACGCTGCGTGATACGTCGGGAATGCCCGCCGATATGGCGGCTTATCCAGTGACGTACGTAGAAGACGATGCGGTGCGGGCGGGTCTGACGGCGCTTAATATCGTCGATACTCGTGCAGGCCTGTTGGATCAGGAAGATATGATCCAGGGGGACCGCTATCGGTTTATCCGTGATGCCTATCTTCAGAGTCGTCAGTTTGAAATTAGTGACGGTGAGCTAGGCGATGATCCCTTTGCAACCGACGATTTTGAATACGATGATGCCGACTTCGCCGACTGA
- a CDS encoding PP2C family protein-serine/threonine phosphatase, with amino-acid sequence MAHKQLIAVIDEPGQERDALAEAITCDGMWVYAADNIEHLPADTALIVAHARSVPRQQWSQLTHRLPTVVVSDSRQDADLIKAVDVGLVDYIVHPLRHAELLRRMIRKAIELDALEKARARDHERLAELNESLETHLALLRMDQQSGGHIQRRLLPAHPKVINGVYYDYWFAPSLYLSGDFLDYQRYNARYSAFYFADVSGHGASSAFVTVLLKYLCNRWLGEWDGTSPDQLPQQWLAAMNRELQGTDIGKHATLFVGVIDHEAHTLHYSLGAQLPMPLLVSGDQLTRLPGEGMPVGLFPDVEYPVLSCELPAEFRLWLCSDGVLECLPGDSLDTRLRELEQLISVSVTLEQLCDRLTNNNALLSKQRAEDEASSDRDALPDDLTIMMVSGFGHAD; translated from the coding sequence ATGGCGCATAAGCAGCTGATTGCGGTGATCGATGAGCCTGGGCAAGAGCGTGATGCTCTGGCCGAGGCGATTACCTGCGATGGTATGTGGGTATATGCAGCGGACAATATCGAGCATTTGCCGGCGGACACGGCATTGATCGTGGCTCACGCCAGGTCGGTTCCCCGCCAGCAGTGGTCGCAACTAACTCATCGGCTACCCACGGTGGTAGTGAGTGACTCGCGCCAGGATGCCGATTTGATCAAAGCCGTGGACGTAGGGCTGGTCGATTACATTGTTCATCCCTTGCGTCATGCTGAATTACTGAGGCGTATGATTCGCAAGGCGATCGAACTGGATGCGCTTGAAAAAGCCCGTGCCCGCGACCATGAGCGCTTAGCCGAGCTCAACGAGAGTTTAGAGACTCATCTTGCATTGCTGCGCATGGACCAACAAAGCGGGGGGCATATCCAGCGGAGATTGTTACCGGCGCACCCCAAAGTCATCAATGGGGTTTACTATGATTACTGGTTTGCGCCTTCGCTTTACTTGTCGGGGGATTTTCTCGATTATCAACGCTACAATGCGCGTTACAGCGCCTTCTATTTTGCTGATGTCTCAGGCCACGGTGCCTCCTCGGCCTTCGTTACTGTTTTGTTAAAATATCTTTGTAACCGCTGGCTTGGAGAATGGGACGGTACTTCGCCCGATCAGCTTCCCCAGCAATGGTTAGCTGCAATGAACCGTGAGTTACAGGGAACCGATATAGGCAAACACGCCACGTTATTTGTTGGCGTTATTGACCATGAAGCGCATACTCTGCACTATTCGCTCGGAGCACAGCTGCCGATGCCGCTATTAGTCTCGGGTGACCAACTGACAAGGTTGCCAGGCGAGGGCATGCCGGTGGGGTTATTTCCCGATGTAGAGTACCCAGTACTCAGTTGTGAATTACCCGCTGAATTTCGGCTGTGGCTGTGCTCAGACGGCGTATTGGAGTGCTTGCCGGGTGATTCGCTCGACACGCGGCTCAGGGAACTTGAGCAACTTATAAGCGTGAGTGTCACGCTTGAACAGCTTTGTGATCGGTTGACCAACAACAACGCACTGTTAAGTAAACAGCGCGCTGAGGATGAGGCCAGCTCCGATCGCGATGCTTTGCCCGACGACCTGACAATCATGATGGTGAGCGGATTTGGTCATGCTGATTGA
- a CDS encoding STAS domain-containing protein — MLIEEGRLKAAFDSGVFVLKLCGDVRLTLCATLDTQAQRLAETPGLRAVMIDLREATNVDSTALGFLAKVAMAVKGRLEQPPTIIVDNQDVRQMLDVMGFARFFTLMEAPLQPTAGLNRALKELPEVPADEQGLRERILEAHRILMHMNEHNREQFQPLVDMLESQEAAHH; from the coding sequence ATGCTGATTGAAGAAGGCCGCTTAAAAGCGGCGTTCGACTCTGGTGTTTTTGTTTTAAAATTGTGTGGCGACGTACGCTTAACACTTTGCGCCACCTTGGATACCCAGGCCCAGCGCTTGGCCGAAACGCCGGGCTTGCGGGCGGTGATGATCGACCTGCGTGAGGCGACGAATGTCGACTCAACGGCGCTCGGTTTTCTCGCCAAAGTGGCCATGGCGGTTAAAGGGCGTTTGGAACAACCGCCTACGATAATCGTGGATAACCAAGATGTACGCCAAATGCTTGACGTCATGGGGTTTGCACGTTTTTTTACCCTCATGGAGGCGCCACTCCAGCCGACGGCAGGACTGAATCGTGCCTTGAAAGAACTGCCCGAAGTGCCGGCAGATGAGCAAGGCCTGCGCGAGCGGATTTTAGAAGCCCACCGCATTTTAATGCATATGAACGAGCATAACCGCGAGCAGTTTCAGCCGCTGGTGGACATGCTTGAATCGCAAGAGGCGGCCCATCATTAA
- a CDS encoding multidrug effflux MFS transporter yields the protein MELNPRRVAILVAANTALAPFAIDAYLPAMGAIAETVNASIHRTELSISIFLFGFALGQLCFGPLSDRLGRKPVLMSGLVVFLCASLMITTADSLPSLLIWRFVQALGGGACVVNSAAIVRDCFSGREAAKVMSTMAMIMMLAPLVAPAVGSLLLHLADWWLIFVFLAVYAGFLLWLLGSRLPETRDMSLPAASPRQVIRNYASVLRHREGMGYICAVAASFAGLFAFVTASPFLYLDYFSLSPGVYPFVFGVNVVMIAFSNRVNIYLLRKRTPQQNLRFGLAVQLVAALGLVAATALNIASLAVVVPLIMLFTGMIGLITPNAISSLLDHFGHISATATALLGGIQFSCGALAGAIVGFFEVEHLWPMVLTMLAVALLGNVGVRLLTPAAKDAPTA from the coding sequence ATGGAACTGAATCCCCGTCGCGTCGCCATTCTGGTGGCCGCTAATACCGCTTTGGCCCCTTTTGCGATTGATGCCTATTTGCCCGCAATGGGCGCCATTGCCGAAACGGTTAATGCCAGTATCCACCGCACTGAGCTATCAATTAGTATCTTCTTGTTCGGTTTTGCATTGGGGCAGCTGTGTTTTGGGCCTTTGTCCGACCGACTAGGACGCAAACCGGTGCTGATGAGTGGTCTGGTGGTGTTTTTATGCGCCAGCTTGATGATCACGACGGCTGATAGCCTTCCTTCGCTGCTTATTTGGCGATTTGTTCAAGCCTTGGGAGGAGGCGCGTGCGTGGTCAATTCTGCTGCCATAGTGCGTGATTGTTTCAGTGGTCGAGAAGCAGCGAAAGTCATGTCGACCATGGCTATGATTATGATGCTCGCGCCTTTGGTTGCACCGGCAGTGGGGAGCCTGCTGTTGCATTTGGCTGACTGGTGGTTAATTTTTGTGTTTCTCGCCGTTTATGCCGGGTTTCTCCTCTGGTTGTTGGGCTCACGTTTGCCCGAAACCCGCGACATGTCGTTGCCAGCCGCGTCGCCACGTCAGGTGATTCGCAACTATGCCAGTGTGTTGCGACACCGCGAGGGGATGGGGTATATCTGCGCAGTGGCCGCTTCATTCGCTGGCCTGTTTGCGTTTGTGACGGCCTCGCCTTTCCTCTACCTCGATTACTTTTCGCTAAGCCCAGGGGTATATCCCTTTGTCTTCGGCGTCAACGTGGTGATGATCGCTTTTTCAAACCGGGTGAATATTTATTTATTGCGTAAACGCACTCCCCAGCAGAATTTACGCTTTGGCCTGGCCGTGCAGCTAGTAGCCGCTCTGGGTTTAGTCGCTGCTACGGCGCTCAATATCGCCTCTCTAGCAGTGGTCGTGCCGCTGATTATGCTATTTACCGGCATGATCGGTTTGATTACGCCTAACGCCATTTCTTCTCTGCTTGATCATTTTGGTCATATCAGTGCGACGGCAACCGCCCTGTTAGGCGGGATTCAATTTAGCTGTGGCGCGCTGGCGGGTGCCATAGTGGGCTTTTTTGAAGTCGAACACCTTTGGCCGATGGTGCTGACCATGTTAGCGGTAGCCCTATTGGGTAATGTCGGGGTGCGCTTATTAACGCCCGCAGCGAAGGACGCGCCTACCGCATGA
- a CDS encoding sulfite exporter TauE/SafE family protein, which translates to MIDAAFTWLDMPLTTWTGCALILALGAFVQRATGFGLAVIGAPLLLMIEPRLVPVVLVLFGLTVSLMMVRAYWHEVRLGAMGMALVGRLPGNALGLWLLVAAPMAVLEKLIAAIVLFAVLVTLCRVRLPVNRVSLFGAGVLSGIFGTVAAIGGPPMVLLMHGFAPDRLRGNLAAFFIITSLLTLVTLALAGRVGLWQLGVAATLLPAVLLGNALADVVAHRIDRQWLQAASLSLCTLAAVGLLL; encoded by the coding sequence ATGATAGATGCCGCCTTCACATGGTTGGACATGCCGCTTACCACTTGGACGGGGTGTGCACTGATCTTAGCGCTGGGCGCCTTTGTGCAGCGTGCCACCGGTTTTGGCTTGGCGGTTATCGGTGCGCCACTATTGCTGATGATAGAGCCGCGTCTGGTGCCTGTGGTGTTGGTGCTGTTTGGGCTCACCGTTTCACTGATGATGGTGCGTGCCTATTGGCACGAGGTCCGCTTGGGGGCAATGGGCATGGCGTTGGTGGGGCGTTTGCCCGGCAATGCGCTGGGGCTGTGGCTGTTGGTAGCGGCCCCCATGGCGGTGTTGGAAAAGTTAATTGCCGCGATTGTGCTGTTTGCAGTGCTCGTCACGCTATGCCGCGTACGGTTGCCGGTAAATCGCGTGTCGCTATTTGGCGCTGGGGTGCTATCGGGTATTTTCGGTACTGTTGCCGCCATTGGCGGGCCGCCGATGGTATTACTGATGCACGGCTTTGCACCTGATCGTCTGCGGGGTAATTTAGCCGCTTTCTTTATTATCACGTCATTGTTGACGCTTGTCACGCTGGCGTTGGCCGGGCGGGTGGGGCTATGGCAACTGGGTGTGGCGGCGACCCTTTTGCCTGCCGTGCTGCTGGGGAATGCACTGGCGGATGTCGTCGCGCACCGTATCGACAGGCAATGGTTGCAGGCGGCGTCGCTGTCCCTGTGTACCTTGGCAGCGGTAGGGCTATTGCTGTAA
- a CDS encoding substrate-binding domain-containing protein — protein sequence MNRILKTTVIAAAVMSVAGVAQARDQIRIVGSSTVYPFASYVTEEFGAVSDYPTPVIESTGSGGGLRLFCNGIGDGTPDITNASRRMKPSEFERCEENGVNDITEAKIGSDGIVMGQSNENDELDLTLEQIFLAVAAQVPEDGELVDNPYENWSDIDSDLPDREISIYGPPTTSGTRDAFEELVMEAASSEMDEYEEAYSDIRDDGAYIDAGENDNLIVQRLQEDTGAFGIFGYSFLAENTDTLNAASIEGVEPEPEAISAGDYPVARSLWFYVKNQHADEVPPMYDYTEMFMEEQMIGEDGYLKDIGLIVLPEEEREEWRQKMADRTQLELSDLE from the coding sequence ATGAACCGTATTCTTAAAACCACCGTCATCGCAGCTGCAGTAATGAGCGTTGCTGGTGTTGCACAAGCGCGTGACCAAATCCGCATTGTCGGTTCCAGCACGGTTTATCCGTTTGCCAGCTACGTAACCGAAGAATTCGGTGCGGTAAGCGATTATCCAACGCCGGTAATTGAGTCTACGGGGTCAGGCGGCGGTTTGCGTCTGTTCTGTAACGGCATTGGCGACGGCACCCCAGACATTACCAACGCATCGCGTCGTATGAAGCCCTCTGAGTTCGAGCGTTGTGAAGAAAACGGCGTTAACGATATCACTGAAGCCAAGATCGGCTCTGACGGTATCGTAATGGGTCAGTCTAACGAAAATGACGAGCTTGATCTGACCCTCGAACAGATCTTCCTGGCGGTAGCCGCCCAGGTGCCTGAAGACGGCGAACTGGTCGATAACCCCTACGAAAACTGGAGCGACATCGATTCCGATTTACCGGATCGTGAAATCTCCATCTACGGACCGCCCACTACTTCGGGTACCCGCGATGCCTTTGAAGAGCTGGTCATGGAAGCTGCTTCAAGCGAGATGGACGAATACGAAGAAGCTTACTCCGATATTCGTGACGACGGCGCTTACATCGATGCCGGTGAAAACGACAACCTGATTGTTCAGCGCCTGCAGGAAGACACCGGTGCTTTCGGTATCTTCGGCTATTCCTTCCTGGCGGAAAATACTGACACCTTGAACGCAGCGAGCATTGAGGGCGTCGAGCCTGAGCCAGAAGCCATCAGCGCTGGCGACTACCCGGTTGCACGTTCACTGTGGTTCTATGTGAAGAACCAGCACGCTGACGAAGTGCCGCCTATGTACGATTACACCGAAATGTTCATGGAAGAGCAGATGATTGGCGAAGATGGCTACCTGAAGGATATCGGCCTGATCGTGCTGCCGGAAGAAGAGCGTGAAGAGTGGCGCCAGAAGATGGCTGACCGCACACAGTTGGAACTCTCTGATCTGGAATAA
- the pstC gene encoding phosphate ABC transporter permease subunit PstC, producing the protein MQTNQLVLIFCSALLLLGLLAFYVGRAKAARVRSAGGSMFAQPDQYAWFAVLSTAGPAILVGAVGAFVMLLLGADIPTFYLLAASLVVAAAGLVVGLAQVRPNFHARQAIERVIRMALASAALISIFTTFGILFSIISEAVSFFQMHSFWEFITGTTWSPGDSFLASAGRGDGEGAQFGSVPLFAGTFMITAIALFVAVPVGLLSAIYMSEYAPQKVRTVAKPILEILAGIPTVVYGFFAAITVAPIIVNVAGFFGLEASYNNAVAPGVVMGIMIIPFISSLSDDVINSVPDTMRQGSLALGMTKGETIRDVVIPAALPGIISAALLGMSRALGETMIVVMAAGMRPNLTANPLEDMTTVTVRIVAALTGDQEFESAETLSAFALGLVLFAVTLTLNLVSVLMIRRFREKYRVNNL; encoded by the coding sequence ATGCAGACCAACCAGCTTGTTTTGATTTTCTGCAGTGCGTTATTGCTGCTTGGGCTGTTGGCCTTTTATGTGGGCCGCGCCAAAGCTGCACGCGTGCGCAGCGCTGGTGGCAGCATGTTTGCCCAGCCCGATCAGTATGCTTGGTTTGCCGTGCTTTCTACGGCAGGTCCGGCAATATTGGTGGGTGCAGTAGGTGCTTTCGTGATGCTGCTGTTAGGGGCGGATATCCCCACTTTTTACCTCTTGGCCGCGAGCCTGGTGGTGGCCGCAGCAGGGCTTGTGGTTGGCTTGGCGCAGGTGCGGCCTAACTTCCATGCCCGTCAGGCGATTGAGCGGGTGATTCGAATGGCGCTGGCCTCGGCAGCGTTGATTTCGATCTTTACCACTTTCGGCATTTTATTTTCGATCATTTCCGAGGCGGTGAGTTTTTTCCAGATGCACAGCTTCTGGGAGTTTATCACCGGTACCACCTGGAGCCCCGGGGACAGTTTCTTGGCCTCTGCTGGTCGCGGCGATGGGGAAGGTGCGCAATTTGGCTCGGTACCGCTATTTGCCGGCACCTTTATGATCACCGCGATTGCGCTGTTTGTTGCGGTGCCTGTCGGGCTGCTGTCGGCAATTTATATGTCCGAGTATGCACCACAGAAAGTACGCACTGTAGCGAAACCGATACTCGAGATTCTCGCCGGTATTCCCACCGTGGTGTACGGCTTTTTCGCGGCGATTACCGTGGCGCCTATCATCGTTAATGTTGCCGGTTTTTTCGGTCTTGAAGCGTCCTACAACAATGCGGTAGCCCCGGGTGTTGTGATGGGTATCATGATCATTCCGTTTATTTCCTCGCTTTCCGACGATGTGATCAATTCAGTACCCGATACCATGCGCCAAGGGTCGCTGGCGCTTGGCATGACCAAAGGCGAAACCATTCGCGACGTAGTGATTCCCGCTGCGCTACCGGGCATCATCTCAGCCGCGCTATTAGGGATGTCTCGGGCGCTGGGAGAAACCATGATTGTGGTCATGGCCGCCGGTATGCGCCCCAATCTTACCGCTAATCCGTTAGAGGACATGACGACCGTGACAGTGCGCATTGTCGCGGCGCTTACCGGTGACCAAGAGTTTGAAAGTGCCGAAACGTTGTCGGCTTTCGCGCTTGGCTTGGTGCTGTTTGCGGTAACGCTGACGCTTAATCTGGTCTCGGTGCTGATGATCCGCCGATTCCGTGAAAAATACCGCGTGAACAATCTGTAA
- the pstA gene encoding phosphate ABC transporter permease PstA, translated as MSHSFDDISQQLRRRHRKSARLKWISMGALGLAGLFLVLFFADMLNKGLPAFQQAYINTEVTYTEEAATDARQAIAEDLVPIVSRTEIREIPKEIRNDEDLIGTSEQKWLLVNGEVDQYLKGNRNKLTEEEREAIDERVESGQVELAFNRTFFSQGDSKTSERSGILAAVVGTVMTMIVTLAISFPIGVMTAIYLEEFAPDNRLTQAIEININNLAAIPSILFGLLGLAIFINFFGVPRSSPLAGGMTLALMTLPVIIISTRAALRSVPDSIRHAAFGVGCSRWQVVRDHVLPLAMPGIMTGSIIGLAQAMGETAPLIIVGMVAFIPDVGASFTEAATVMPAQIFTWSGEPEHAFVEKTAGGILVLLAVLISLNAFAVLLRKKFERRW; from the coding sequence ATGAGCCACTCTTTTGATGACATCAGCCAGCAGCTCAGGCGGCGTCACCGCAAGTCCGCACGCTTAAAGTGGATTTCCATGGGCGCGCTAGGCCTTGCTGGGCTATTTCTAGTACTGTTCTTTGCCGACATGCTGAACAAGGGGTTGCCCGCGTTTCAGCAGGCGTATATCAACACCGAAGTGACTTACACCGAGGAGGCTGCCACCGACGCCCGTCAGGCCATTGCGGAAGATTTAGTGCCTATCGTCAGCCGTACTGAAATTCGTGAAATACCCAAGGAAATCCGCAACGACGAAGACTTGATTGGCACCTCCGAACAGAAGTGGTTGTTGGTCAATGGTGAGGTCGATCAATACCTGAAAGGCAATCGCAACAAGCTTACCGAAGAGGAGCGTGAGGCGATTGACGAACGGGTAGAGTCCGGCCAGGTGGAGCTTGCGTTCAACCGCACCTTCTTCAGCCAGGGCGATTCCAAAACCTCCGAACGTTCGGGCATCTTGGCTGCTGTAGTGGGCACTGTCATGACGATGATCGTGACCCTTGCGATCTCATTCCCGATTGGTGTGATGACGGCGATTTACCTGGAAGAGTTTGCCCCGGATAACCGTTTGACCCAGGCGATTGAAATCAACATTAATAATCTCGCCGCCATCCCATCGATTTTGTTTGGTTTGTTGGGCCTGGCGATTTTTATTAATTTCTTTGGCGTACCCCGTTCATCGCCACTTGCCGGTGGTATGACCCTGGCGTTGATGACATTGCCGGTGATTATTATCTCGACCCGCGCAGCACTGCGGAGCGTGCCGGACTCGATACGTCACGCTGCTTTCGGTGTCGGCTGCTCGCGGTGGCAGGTAGTGCGTGACCACGTACTGCCGTTGGCTATGCCGGGCATCATGACGGGTTCGATCATTGGTCTTGCTCAGGCGATGGGCGAAACGGCCCCGCTGATCATTGTCGGCATGGTTGCCTTTATTCCCGATGTTGGAGCATCGTTTACCGAGGCGGCAACGGTCATGCCTGCGCAAATATTCACTTGGTCCGGCGAGCCAGAACATGCGTTTGTCGAAAAAACGGCGGGCGGCATTTTAGTCCTCCTTGCCGTGTTGATCTCGTTAAACGCCTTTGCCGTGTTACTGCGAAAGAAATTTGAACGTCGCTGGTAA
- the pstB gene encoding phosphate ABC transporter ATP-binding protein PstB, producing the protein MNSQAPVATEQNIPNVGQPYTRNEKACHDLSIRVRDLNLWYGKNQALNGLNIDLFQKNVTALIGPSGCGKSTFLRCLNRMNDLIPGVRTEGLVEMDGHDVNTAKMDEVALRRRVGMVFQKPNPFPKSIFENVAYAPRMHDMVSRKADQDELVEQALRDAGLWNEVKDKLQEPGTSLSGGQQQRLCIARAIAVQPDVILMDEPTSALDPISTATIEDLMDRLKEKFTIVTVTHNMQQAARVADYTAFFHLGEIIEYNDTKVMFSTPAKKKTEDYISGRYG; encoded by the coding sequence ATGAATAGCCAAGCACCTGTAGCGACTGAACAAAACATCCCGAATGTAGGCCAGCCGTACACGCGCAATGAAAAAGCCTGTCACGATCTGAGCATTCGGGTGCGCGACTTAAACCTCTGGTACGGTAAAAACCAAGCATTGAACGGTTTGAATATCGACCTGTTTCAGAAAAACGTGACGGCCCTAATCGGGCCTTCCGGCTGCGGCAAGTCGACATTTCTACGCTGTTTAAATCGTATGAACGACCTGATTCCTGGCGTTCGTACAGAAGGACTGGTAGAGATGGACGGCCATGACGTAAATACTGCAAAGATGGACGAAGTAGCGCTGCGTCGTCGCGTAGGGATGGTCTTCCAGAAACCCAATCCGTTTCCCAAATCGATTTTTGAAAACGTTGCTTACGCGCCCCGTATGCACGATATGGTGAGTCGTAAGGCCGACCAGGATGAACTGGTAGAGCAGGCGTTGCGCGACGCGGGCCTTTGGAACGAAGTAAAAGATAAGCTGCAAGAGCCGGGCACGTCACTATCCGGTGGTCAGCAACAGCGTTTGTGTATTGCTCGGGCGATTGCCGTGCAGCCTGATGTGATCCTAATGGATGAGCCCACATCGGCACTTGATCCGATTTCTACGGCAACCATTGAAGACTTAATGGATCGCTTGAAAGAGAAATTTACCATCGTCACGGTAACGCACAATATGCAGCAGGCGGCCCGCGTGGCTGATTACACGGCGTTTTTCCACCTGGGGGAAATCATTGAGTATAACGATACGAAAGTGATGTTCTCAACCCCGGCAAAAAAGAAAACCGAAGACTATATCTCAGGCCGGTACGGCTAA